The Cyanobacteria bacterium GSL.Bin1 genome includes the window CCCCGAATTGTCCCACTTGTGATGGGAAAAGCCAACGCATTTTTTCGGTTCCCCACTTTAATCTCAGTTCTGGTGGCGCTTTCTTGAAAGCCAGACAAACCAGTGAACCGAAATTGGAAAAGCGAGAAAAAGAACCCTCGCAACCCAACTACCAAAGCCATAAGCGAGATCGACCTTGGATG containing:
- a CDS encoding zinc ribbon domain-containing protein gives rise to the protein PNCPTCDGKSQRIFSVPHFNLSSGGAFLKARQTSEPKLEKREKEPSQPNYQSHKRDRPWMIGH